A window of Tautonia plasticadhaerens contains these coding sequences:
- a CDS encoding sulfotransferase family protein, with amino-acid sequence MRDFLSRHLFSPLQGMTAGAWATTLRQNRLAVGPPYWPRAAFQSAVVPFNSAIARLENAVHGRAVEATRVEPPLFILGHWRQGTTHLHNLLARDPQFAYPTLYQTLYPRTFLTTEGLVPRLGRPLLMRQRPHDHVALDFGVPNEDEIALVNDSGRSPYLAWAFPRHAASYDRFLTLREATGDEVAAWKASLLRFLKKLTLRHGRPLVLKSPPHTARIRLLLGLFPDARFVHIRRDPYEVFRSTRHMVATTMRYWRLQEAPPGGEDEEGRILRIYREMYDAYFEQRGLIPAGNLCEVAYEDLERDPIGQVGAIYDALGLPGFEAARPRLEVYLGSIAGYLKNSHLGLPEPLRRRIARDWERNFEAWGYPR; translated from the coding sequence ATGCGAGACTTCCTGAGCCGACACCTCTTCAGCCCCCTCCAGGGGATGACCGCCGGAGCCTGGGCCACGACCCTGCGGCAGAACCGCCTCGCCGTCGGCCCCCCGTACTGGCCCCGGGCCGCCTTCCAGTCGGCAGTCGTCCCGTTTAACTCGGCCATCGCCAGACTGGAGAACGCCGTGCATGGCCGGGCGGTCGAGGCCACCCGGGTCGAGCCACCCCTGTTCATCCTCGGCCACTGGCGGCAGGGCACGACCCACCTGCACAACCTGCTGGCCCGGGACCCGCAGTTCGCCTACCCGACCCTCTACCAGACGCTCTATCCCCGAACCTTCCTCACGACCGAGGGCCTGGTCCCCCGGCTCGGCCGTCCCCTCCTGATGCGCCAGCGGCCCCACGATCACGTCGCCCTGGACTTCGGCGTACCCAACGAGGACGAGATCGCCCTGGTCAACGACTCGGGCCGCTCGCCCTACCTGGCCTGGGCGTTCCCCCGGCACGCCGCCTCCTACGACCGCTTCCTGACGCTCCGGGAAGCCACTGGGGACGAGGTGGCGGCCTGGAAGGCGTCCCTGCTGCGGTTCCTCAAGAAGCTGACCCTCCGGCACGGCAGGCCGCTGGTCCTGAAGTCGCCGCCGCACACCGCCCGCATCCGGCTGCTGCTGGGGCTATTCCCCGACGCCCGGTTCGTCCACATCCGCCGGGACCCCTACGAGGTGTTCCGCTCCACCAGGCACATGGTCGCCACTACGATGCGCTACTGGCGGTTGCAGGAGGCGCCGCCGGGAGGCGAGGACGAGGAGGGTCGCATCCTCCGCATCTACCGGGAGATGTACGACGCTTACTTCGAGCAGCGGGGCCTGATCCCGGCGGGGAACCTGTGCGAGGTGGCCTACGAGGACCTCGAACGCGATCCGATCGGCCAGGTCGGCGCCATCTACGACGCCCTCGGCCTGCCCGGCTTCGAGGCCGCCCGGCCCCGGCTGGAGGTCTACCTCGGGTCGATCGCCGGCTACCTCAAGAACTCGCACCTGGGCCTGCCAGAGCCCCTGCGCCGGCGGATCGCCCGGGACTGGGAGCGGAACTTCGAGGCGTGGGGCTATCCCCGATAG
- a CDS encoding sigma-70 family RNA polymerase sigma factor has translation MASGDAGVLRQVQALFGVGTVVGMTDAELLGRFLTRHGDAAEVAFEAIVRRHGPMVLRVCRDVLGDPHAAEDACQATFLVLARKAGGIGGRERLGNWLYGVAYRTALKARAGAARRRRHEQKAAEMVPEAQAKERNRHDFAPVLHEEIGRLPERFRAPVVLCHLEGLSYAAAAGHLRVTEGTVRGRLARARVLLRDRLGRRGVAPAAGLGALASSRNALAVPAPLIEGTVRAAMQIVTGRVAPAGAVSAAVATLTQEVLRAMTMMRLKGITTGLLFIGGLVSGAGWLTHHALADRPEGQQEGQKAVPAVEVPDRDEGDRRVILGTWTTEIVIPRAVDGEPQPPLRLEETWVITGDRIVTAQDEEALKVGAVHESVYRYTLDPDVTPKAIDLTEPGWGTFPGIYELDGDQLRISYGVGERPTEFTHDDQRGPFLKTLKRVSPDPRPVTPLFATAPGGSWAIHPDDPGGATDKLTSTIGGVVLLTEDSPDGSLQVTLAHPVDPGAGPRPEYRAVAFDEDRRRYLLEPTLGGTGGSARGGVRVSLQRFRMDPEVLPEEEIAYLGVEIVTPGALLMEADRAFERAEAAGVEVLPPPRVGEPFEFALTTMDGEVVRSEDLRGKVVLIDCWASWCSPCMAKMPGLKALHERHDGGFEIVGVCFDKDAEKAKEAIESLGMTWPQVLVPDDEEVRRLWSEGSMIDGLPRLLVLDRRGVLRVDCAPEEVEEQVVRLLGEPGQPKP, from the coding sequence ATGGCGAGCGGAGATGCGGGCGTCCTCCGGCAGGTCCAGGCGCTTTTCGGCGTCGGGACGGTCGTCGGGATGACGGATGCCGAACTCCTGGGGCGGTTTCTCACCCGGCATGGGGATGCCGCCGAGGTCGCCTTCGAGGCGATCGTCCGGCGCCACGGGCCGATGGTGCTCCGGGTCTGCCGGGACGTGCTGGGCGACCCGCACGCCGCCGAGGACGCCTGCCAGGCGACCTTCCTGGTGCTGGCCCGCAAGGCCGGCGGCATCGGCGGGCGGGAGCGGCTAGGCAACTGGCTCTACGGGGTCGCCTATCGGACCGCCCTGAAGGCCAGGGCCGGGGCCGCCCGGCGGCGTCGGCACGAACAGAAGGCCGCCGAGATGGTCCCCGAGGCCCAGGCCAAGGAGCGGAACCGGCACGATTTCGCCCCGGTGCTCCACGAGGAGATCGGCCGCCTGCCCGAGAGATTCAGGGCCCCGGTGGTGCTCTGCCATCTGGAGGGGCTGAGCTATGCGGCGGCGGCCGGGCACCTCCGGGTGACGGAGGGCACGGTGCGGGGGCGGCTGGCCCGTGCGCGGGTCCTGTTGCGGGATCGGCTGGGCCGCCGGGGGGTGGCGCCCGCCGCTGGGCTGGGGGCCTTGGCCTCGTCCCGGAACGCCCTGGCCGTCCCCGCCCCGCTGATCGAGGGCACGGTCCGGGCGGCGATGCAGATCGTGACGGGGAGGGTGGCACCGGCCGGGGCGGTCTCGGCGGCGGTCGCCACGCTCACGCAGGAGGTCTTGAGGGCGATGACCATGATGAGGCTCAAGGGGATCACCACGGGGCTGCTGTTCATCGGCGGGCTCGTCTCGGGGGCGGGATGGCTGACGCACCATGCCCTGGCGGATCGGCCCGAGGGGCAGCAGGAGGGGCAAAAGGCCGTACCGGCCGTCGAGGTGCCCGACCGGGACGAGGGAGATCGCCGGGTGATCCTGGGGACCTGGACGACGGAGATCGTCATCCCCAGGGCCGTCGACGGCGAGCCTCAGCCGCCGCTGAGGCTGGAGGAGACCTGGGTCATCACGGGCGATCGGATCGTCACAGCCCAGGACGAGGAGGCGCTCAAGGTCGGTGCCGTCCACGAGTCGGTCTACCGGTACACGCTCGACCCCGATGTGACCCCCAAGGCCATCGATCTCACCGAGCCCGGCTGGGGCACCTTCCCGGGCATCTACGAACTGGACGGCGACCAATTGAGGATCAGTTACGGCGTCGGAGAGCGTCCCACCGAGTTCACCCACGACGACCAGCGGGGGCCGTTCCTCAAGACCCTCAAGCGGGTCAGCCCCGACCCCCGCCCGGTCACGCCGCTGTTCGCCACCGCACCGGGAGGCTCCTGGGCGATCCATCCCGACGACCCGGGTGGGGCGACGGACAAGCTGACCAGCACGATCGGCGGGGTCGTCCTGCTCACCGAGGACTCGCCCGACGGCTCCCTGCAAGTCACGCTGGCCCATCCGGTCGATCCCGGCGCCGGGCCGAGGCCGGAATACCGCGCGGTCGCCTTCGACGAGGACCGGAGGCGTTACCTCCTGGAGCCGACCCTCGGTGGCACCGGCGGCAGTGCCCGAGGAGGCGTGCGGGTCTCGCTCCAGCGGTTCCGCATGGACCCGGAGGTCCTGCCAGAGGAGGAGATCGCCTACCTGGGCGTCGAGATCGTCACCCCCGGGGCCCTGCTCATGGAGGCCGATCGGGCGTTCGAGCGGGCCGAGGCCGCCGGGGTCGAGGTGCTGCCGCCGCCACGGGTCGGGGAACCCTTCGAGTTCGCCCTGACGACGATGGACGGCGAGGTGGTCCGCTCCGAGGACTTGAGGGGCAAGGTGGTCCTGATCGACTGCTGGGCCTCGTGGTGCTCGCCCTGCATGGCGAAGATGCCGGGGCTCAAGGCCCTGCACGAGCGCCACGACGGCGGGTTCGAGATCGTGGGCGTTTGCTTCGACAAGGATGCGGAGAAGGCGAAAGAGGCGATCGAGTCGCTGGGGATGACCTGGCCGCAGGTCCTCGTGCCGGACGACGAGGAGGTGCGGCGCCTGTGGTCCGAGGGCTCGATGATCGACGGCCTGCCCCGGCTGCTGGTGCTGGACCGGCGGGGCGTCCTGCGGGTGGATTGCGCCCCGGAAGAGGTCGAGGAGCAGGTCGTCCGGCTGCTCGGGGAGCCGGGGCAGCCGAAACCGTAG
- a CDS encoding DUF4159 domain-containing protein produces MVVVLPGREPEELPPDHPIFHCAFDLREKPQVWSIHSFLSGAEPGLGDAVEAQYLGISDEGGRLMVLICHNTDLGDGWERVGVDERYTREMSLKAFPMGINAIVYALTRANQGRAPGN; encoded by the coding sequence ATGGTGGTCGTCCTCCCCGGCCGTGAACCCGAGGAACTGCCCCCGGACCATCCGATCTTCCATTGCGCCTTCGACCTCCGGGAGAAGCCGCAGGTCTGGAGCATCCACAGCTTCCTGTCGGGGGCGGAACCCGGCCTCGGCGATGCCGTCGAGGCGCAATACCTGGGCATCTCGGACGAGGGTGGCCGGCTGATGGTGCTGATCTGCCACAACACCGACCTGGGCGACGGCTGGGAGCGGGTCGGCGTTGACGAGCGCTATACTCGGGAGATGTCGCTGAAGGCGTTCCCGATGGGCATCAACGCCATCGTCTACGCCCTGACCCGAGCGAACCAGGGGCGGGCTCCCGGGAACTGA
- a CDS encoding serine/threonine-protein kinase: MTIPDRNALLDRIVRWEEARARGQAPTPEEFCADAPGLLEAFRRQVEKLGQVAWLDEPIVDPTTSPGPAAVVTTGSDLPRTMADRYRLDALIGEGGFGRVFRGFDTWLERPVAVKVPRVDRPVTGAEVDQCRVEARKVARLRHPGIVPVYDVGREGPTCFIVSEWIDGEDLARRLRIDRPSYRETARIVAEVAEALHHAHERGFIHRDIKPSNILLDAAFRAYLTDFGIAVAEAYLLEDVDAAGTLPYMAPEQLGGGLVDRRADLYALGVVLYELLTGRGPFRDSDPVALREQIVGGEPPPPRSIEAGVPEGLERACLRCLAKGPEDRYLSADRLAADLRNFLLALNSIGGG; the protein is encoded by the coding sequence GAGGCCAGGGCACGGGGCCAGGCCCCGACACCGGAGGAGTTCTGTGCCGATGCCCCGGGGCTCCTGGAGGCGTTCCGGCGGCAGGTCGAGAAGCTGGGGCAGGTCGCCTGGCTCGACGAGCCGATCGTGGACCCGACGACTTCCCCCGGCCCGGCGGCCGTGGTGACCACGGGCAGCGACCTGCCCCGGACGATGGCCGACCGCTATCGGCTCGACGCCCTGATTGGAGAGGGCGGCTTCGGGCGGGTGTTCCGGGGCTTCGACACCTGGCTGGAGCGGCCGGTGGCCGTGAAGGTCCCCCGGGTGGATCGGCCGGTCACCGGGGCCGAGGTGGACCAGTGCCGGGTCGAGGCCCGAAAGGTCGCCCGGCTGCGGCACCCGGGCATCGTGCCGGTCTACGACGTGGGCCGGGAGGGGCCGACCTGCTTCATCGTCAGCGAGTGGATCGACGGCGAAGACCTGGCGCGACGGCTCCGGATCGACCGCCCCTCGTATCGGGAGACGGCCCGGATCGTGGCCGAGGTCGCCGAGGCGTTGCACCACGCCCATGAGCGGGGCTTCATCCACCGGGACATCAAGCCGTCCAACATCCTGCTCGACGCCGCCTTTCGGGCCTACCTGACCGACTTCGGCATCGCCGTGGCCGAGGCATACCTGCTGGAAGACGTGGACGCCGCCGGGACGCTGCCCTACATGGCGCCGGAGCAGTTGGGCGGCGGGCTGGTCGATCGGCGGGCCGACCTTTACGCCCTCGGGGTCGTCCTCTATGAATTGCTGACCGGCCGGGGGCCGTTCCGGGACAGCGATCCCGTGGCGTTGCGGGAGCAGATCGTCGGCGGTGAACCGCCCCCGCCCCGGTCGATCGAGGCCGGCGTGCCGGAGGGGCTGGAGCGGGCCTGCCTGCGGTGCCTGGCGAAGGGCCCGGAGGACCGCTACCTGTCGGCGGATCGCCTGGCCGCCGACCTGCGAAACTTCCTCCTGGCCCTCAATTCAATCGGTGGCGGGTAG
- a CDS encoding DUF1257 domain-containing protein, with amino-acid sequence MSHIVTIKTEVRDAEAVRAACKRLGLDEPVHGTVRLFSGEATGLLVNLPGWHYHAVADLATGQINFDNYEGQWGEQRHLDAFVQAYALEKAKIEARKRGHSVHEQPLPDGSIKLVIQVAGGVS; translated from the coding sequence TTGAGCCACATCGTCACGATCAAGACCGAGGTGCGGGACGCCGAGGCGGTCAGGGCCGCCTGCAAGCGGCTGGGCCTCGACGAGCCGGTCCACGGTACCGTCCGACTCTTCAGCGGCGAGGCCACCGGCCTGCTCGTGAATCTGCCCGGCTGGCACTACCACGCCGTCGCTGACCTCGCTACAGGTCAGATCAACTTCGACAATTACGAAGGCCAGTGGGGCGAGCAGCGGCACCTGGACGCCTTCGTGCAGGCGTATGCCTTGGAGAAGGCCAAGATCGAGGCCCGCAAGCGGGGCCATTCCGTCCACGAGCAGCCCCTCCCCGACGGGTCCATCAAGCTGGTGATCCAGGTCGCCGGAGGTGTCTCGTGA
- a CDS encoding AAA family ATPase, producing the protein MTLGERLSEYVRAAFSGVWIQSHEHDDAILEIAQVARENGWDLVTWDIDRGLSINGQVPNSDITPAAADPLSAVKVLNSLGIPGGTTILVLRNFHRFLGSAEIVQALDSAISQGKQAGKIIVILSPVVQIPVELERLFAVGEHDLPGRDQLDQIARGIATEPGELPEGDNLCMVLDAASGLTRMEAENAFSLSLVRHGKVVPETLWELKNGMLKKSGLLTLHRGGETFDDLGGLEALKAFTKRALTGGRRGTGVRPRGVLLLGVPGTGKSAFAKALGNETGRPTLVMDVGALMGSLVGQTEANIRQALRVVDAMAPAILFVDEIEKALAGVQSSGQTDSGVGARLFGTLLGWLNDHESDVFVVATSNDISKLPPEFSRAERWDGTFFLDLPGQMERLGIWDLYINKFGLNPDQSCPIDEGWTGAEIKSACRLSALLDVPLVESARNVVPVSVTAGESVERLRNWASGRCLAADRPGIYVRNQGGMLPPGNPSHFNPSMN; encoded by the coding sequence ATGACGCTCGGCGAGCGCCTGTCGGAGTACGTCCGCGCCGCCTTCTCTGGGGTCTGGATTCAGTCCCACGAGCACGACGACGCCATCCTGGAGATCGCCCAGGTCGCTCGGGAGAACGGCTGGGACCTCGTGACCTGGGATATCGACCGGGGCTTGAGCATCAACGGTCAGGTCCCCAATTCGGACATTACGCCCGCCGCCGCCGACCCGCTGTCGGCGGTCAAGGTGCTGAACTCCCTGGGTATTCCCGGCGGCACGACCATCCTGGTACTCCGCAACTTTCATCGGTTCCTGGGGTCTGCCGAGATCGTCCAGGCTCTCGACTCGGCGATCAGTCAGGGCAAGCAGGCCGGGAAGATCATCGTGATCCTGTCGCCCGTGGTGCAGATTCCGGTCGAGCTTGAGCGCCTCTTCGCCGTCGGCGAGCACGACCTGCCGGGCCGGGACCAACTGGACCAGATCGCCCGGGGGATCGCCACCGAGCCGGGGGAACTGCCGGAGGGCGACAACCTGTGCATGGTGCTCGATGCGGCATCGGGCCTGACCCGGATGGAGGCCGAGAACGCCTTCTCGCTGTCCCTGGTACGCCATGGCAAGGTTGTCCCGGAGACCCTCTGGGAACTCAAGAATGGGATGCTCAAGAAGTCCGGGCTACTGACTTTGCACCGGGGCGGCGAGACCTTCGACGACCTGGGCGGTCTGGAGGCACTCAAGGCGTTCACGAAGAGGGCCCTGACCGGTGGCCGTCGTGGTACGGGGGTACGACCTCGGGGCGTCCTGCTCCTGGGCGTGCCGGGCACCGGGAAGTCAGCTTTTGCGAAGGCGCTGGGGAATGAGACGGGACGCCCGACCCTCGTCATGGATGTCGGTGCCCTGATGGGAAGCCTTGTAGGCCAGACCGAGGCTAACATACGCCAGGCGTTGCGGGTCGTTGATGCGATGGCCCCGGCGATCCTCTTCGTCGACGAGATCGAGAAGGCGTTGGCCGGGGTCCAATCCTCGGGCCAGACCGACAGCGGGGTCGGTGCCCGCCTGTTCGGCACCCTCCTCGGTTGGTTGAACGACCACGAATCCGATGTGTTCGTCGTCGCCACGAGCAATGACATCTCCAAGTTGCCCCCGGAGTTCAGCCGGGCCGAAAGATGGGACGGGACGTTCTTCCTCGACCTCCCCGGCCAGATGGAACGGCTCGGCATCTGGGACCTCTACATCAACAAGTTTGGCCTGAACCCGGACCAGTCGTGCCCGATCGACGAGGGCTGGACGGGGGCCGAGATCAAGTCGGCATGCCGCCTGTCGGCCCTCCTGGACGTACCCCTGGTCGAGTCCGCCCGGAACGTGGTCCCGGTCTCTGTGACGGCGGGCGAGTCGGTCGAGCGGCTCCGCAACTGGGCCAGTGGGCGCTGCCTGGCGGCCGATCGGCCGGGAATCTACGTCCGCAACCAGGGAGGGATGCTACCGCCCGGCAACCCGTCGCACTTCAACCCCTCGATGAACTGA
- a CDS encoding DUF2997 domain-containing protein, with protein MSKVIEITVGPKGETRVVTRGFAGAECRVASQYVEQALGKRTAEQMTAEFYQGQQQASQDLRQSN; from the coding sequence GTGAGCAAGGTCATCGAGATCACCGTCGGCCCCAAGGGCGAGACCAGGGTCGTGACCAGGGGGTTCGCCGGGGCCGAATGCCGGGTCGCCAGCCAGTACGTTGAGCAGGCCCTCGGGAAGCGAACCGCCGAGCAGATGACCGCCGAGTTCTACCAGGGCCAGCAGCAGGCCAGCCAGGACCTCCGGCAGTCGAACTGA